In Chlorocebus sabaeus isolate Y175 chromosome 11, mChlSab1.0.hap1, whole genome shotgun sequence, one DNA window encodes the following:
- the KRT81 gene encoding keratin, type II cuticular Hb1: protein MTCGSGFGGRAFSCISACGPRPGRCCITAAPYRGISCYRGLTGGFGSHSVCGGYRAGSCGRSFGYRSGGVCGPSPPCITTVSVNESLLTPLNLEIDPNAQCVKQEEKEQIKCLNSRFAAFIDKVRFLEQQNKLLETKLQFFQNRECCQSNLEPLFEGYIETLRREAECVEADSGRLASELNHVQEVLEGYKKKYEEEVSLRATAENEFVALKKDVDCAYLRKSDLEANVEALIQEIDFLRRLYEEEIRVLQSHISDTSVVVKLDNSRDLNMDCIVAEIKAQYDDIVTRSRAEAESWYRSKCEEMKATVIRHGETLRRTKEEINELNRMIQRLTAEVENAKCQNSKLEAAVAQSEQQGEAALSDARCKLAELEGALQKAKQDMACLIREYQEVMNSKLGLDIEIATYRRLLEGEEQRLCEGVGAVNVCVSSSRGGVVCGDLCVSGSRPVTGSVCSAPCNGNVAVSTGLCAPCGQLNTTCGVGSCGVGSCGISSLGVGSCGSSYRKC from the exons ATGACCTGCGGATCAGGATTTGGTGGCCGCGCCTTCAGCTGCATCTCGGCCTGCGGGCCCCGGCCTGGCCGCTGCTGCATCACCGCCGCCCCCTACCGTGGCATCTCCTGCTACCGCGGCCTCACTGGGGGCTTTGGCAGCCACAGCGTGTGCGGAGGCTATAGAGCCGGCTCCTGTGGACGCAGTTTCGGCTACCGCTCTGGGGGCGTGTGCGGGCCCAGCCCCCCATGCATCACCACCGTGTCGGTCAACGAGAGCCTCCTCACGCCCCTCAACCTGGAGATCGACCCCAACGCGCAGTGTGtgaagcaggaggagaaggagcagatTAAGTGCCTCAACAGTAGGTTCGCGGCCTTCATCGATAAG GTGCGCTTCCTGGAGCAGCAGAACAAGCTGCTGGAGACAAAGCTGCAGTTCTTCCAGAACCGCGAGTGTTGCCAGAGCAACCTGGAGCCCCTGTTCGAGGGCTACATCGAGACTCTGCGGCGGGAGGCCGAGTGCGTGGAGGCCGACAGTGGGAGGCTGGCCTCAGAGCTCAACCACGTGCAGGAGGTGCTGGAGGGATACAAGAAGAA GTATGAGGAGGAGGTTTCTCTGAGAGCAACAGCTGAGAACGAGTTTGTGGCTCTGAAGAAG GATGTGGACTGCGCCTACCTCCGCAAGTCAGACCTAGAAGCCAACGTAGAGGCCCTGATCCAGGAGATCGACTTCCTGAGGCGGCTGTATGAGGAG GAGATCCGAGTTCTCCAGTCCCACATCTCAGACACCTCTGTGGTTGTCAAGCTGGACAACAGCCGGGACCTGAACATGGACTGCATCGTCGCCGAGATCAAGGCACAGTACGACGACATTGTCACCCGCAGCCGGGCCGAGGCCGAGTCCTGGTACCGCAGCAAG TGTGAGGAGATGAAGGCCACGGTAATTAGGCATGGGGAGACCCTGCGCCGCACCAAGGAGGAGATCAACGAGCTGAACCGCATGATCCAGAGGCTGACGGCCGAGGTGGAGAACGCCAAGTGCCAG AACTCCAAGCTGGAGGCCGCGGTGGCCCAGTCTGAGCAGCAGGGTGAGGCGGCCCTCAGTGACGCCCGCTGCAAGCTGGCCGAGTTGGAGGGCGCCCTGCAGAAGGCCAAGCAGGACATGGCCTGCCTGATCAGGGAGTACCAGGAGGTGATGAACTCCAAGCTGGGCCTGGACATTGAGATCGCCACCTACAGGCGCCTGCTGGAGGGCGAGGAGCAGAG GCTATGTGAAGGCGTTGGGGCTGTGAATGTCT GTGTCAGCAGCTCCCGGGGTGGGGTCGTGTGCGGGGACCTCTGCGTGTCAGGCTCCCGGCCAGTGACTGGCAGTGTCTGCAGCGCTCCATGCAACGGGAACGTGGCGGTGAGCACCGGCTTGTGTGCGCCCTGTGGCCAGTTGAACACCACCTGCGGAGTGGGTTCCTGCGGCGTGGGCTCCTGTGGTATCAGTTCCTTGGGTGTGGGGTCTTGCGGCAGCAGCTACCGGAAATGTTAG